From a single Vibrio toranzoniae genomic region:
- the murJ gene encoding murein biosynthesis integral membrane protein MurJ, translating to MSKRLLKSGLIVSAMTFVSRVLGLVRDVVVANLMGAGASADVFFFANKIPNFLRRLFAEGAFSQAFVPVLTEYHAAGDKDKTRDLIAKVSGTLGVLVSIVTIAGVLGSGVITAMFGAGWFIDWLNDGPAAPKFELASFILKITFPYLWFITFVALSGAILNTLGKFAVSSFTPVFLNVMIIGAAWFISPNLEQPEIGLAIGVFLGGLVQFLFQMPFLIKAGVLVKPKWGWRDPGVVKIRTLMIPALFGVSVSQINLLFDTFIASFLATGSISWLYYSDRLLEFPLGLFGIAIATVILPALSRKHVDAQGEGFAHTMDWGVRMVLLLGIPAMLGLIVLAKPMLMVLFMRGEFSPYDVQQASMSLVAYASGLLNFMLIKVLAPGYYSRQDTKTPVKYGIIAMVTNMVFNAIFAYFYGYVGLAIATALSAFVNMSLLYRGLHLAGVYQLSKTTLLFSAKLLISGSVMVAAILWQLDSMQKWLEWGFSQRAMTLTGLIGLGGFVYIVSVLILGVRVKHLKAATD from the coding sequence GTGAGTAAACGACTATTAAAGTCAGGCCTGATTGTCAGTGCAATGACTTTTGTTTCCCGTGTGTTGGGGCTAGTACGTGATGTAGTAGTAGCAAATTTGATGGGGGCAGGAGCAAGTGCCGATGTATTTTTCTTCGCTAATAAAATTCCTAATTTCTTACGTCGACTTTTTGCAGAAGGTGCATTTTCTCAAGCGTTTGTTCCTGTATTAACGGAATATCACGCTGCTGGTGATAAAGATAAAACTCGAGATTTAATCGCTAAAGTTTCGGGTACGCTCGGAGTATTAGTTTCGATCGTAACGATTGCTGGGGTACTGGGGTCTGGAGTGATCACCGCGATGTTTGGTGCAGGTTGGTTTATCGACTGGCTTAACGACGGCCCTGCGGCACCAAAATTTGAGTTGGCGAGCTTTATACTAAAAATTACCTTTCCTTACTTATGGTTTATCACCTTTGTGGCTTTGTCTGGTGCGATTCTTAATACCTTAGGTAAGTTTGCTGTCTCTTCTTTTACGCCTGTGTTCTTGAACGTAATGATCATTGGTGCTGCATGGTTTATTTCCCCTAACCTAGAGCAACCCGAAATTGGCTTGGCAATTGGTGTGTTTCTTGGAGGTCTCGTTCAGTTCCTTTTCCAAATGCCTTTCTTAATAAAAGCGGGTGTGTTGGTTAAGCCGAAGTGGGGCTGGAGAGATCCGGGGGTGGTTAAGATCCGCACATTAATGATCCCAGCACTGTTTGGTGTGTCTGTTAGTCAAATTAACTTATTGTTTGATACCTTCATTGCCAGTTTCCTAGCAACGGGCTCTATCAGTTGGTTGTACTACTCAGACCGACTACTTGAGTTTCCACTCGGTTTATTCGGTATCGCGATTGCGACGGTAATTCTTCCTGCTTTATCTCGTAAACACGTAGACGCTCAAGGGGAAGGGTTCGCACATACGATGGACTGGGGCGTGCGCATGGTTTTGCTGCTTGGTATTCCTGCGATGTTAGGTCTTATCGTTTTAGCTAAACCCATGCTGATGGTGCTCTTCATGCGTGGTGAGTTCTCTCCATACGATGTACAACAGGCATCGATGTCTTTGGTTGCTTACGCGTCTGGCTTGCTTAATTTCATGCTGATCAAGGTATTGGCTCCGGGTTACTACTCTCGCCAAGATACGAAAACACCGGTTAAGTACGGCATTATCGCCATGGTGACCAATATGGTGTTTAACGCGATCTTTGCTTATTTCTATGGTTATGTTGGTTTGGCGATTGCGACAGCCTTGTCTGCTTTCGTGAATATGTCATTGTTATATCGCGGATTGCACCTTGCTGGTGTGTATCAATTATCTAAGACCACTTTGTTATTTAGCGCTAAGTTACTTATCTCAGGTAGTGTGATGGTTGCGGCTATTTTGTGGCAGCTTGATAGCATGCAAAAGTGGCTTGAATGGGGATTCAGTCAGAGAGCGATGACATTAACAGGCTTGATTGGACTTGGTGGCTTTGTTTATATTGTTTCTGTATTGATTTTAGGTGTCCGAGTAAAACATTTAAAAGCAGCGACAGATTAA
- the rpsT gene encoding 30S ribosomal protein S20 encodes MANSKSAKKRAIQAEKRRQHNASRRSMMRTYMKKTIAAITAGDKEAATAALVEVTPLLDRMATKGLIHKNKAARHKSRFAAAIKAL; translated from the coding sequence TTGGCAAACAGTAAATCTGCTAAGAAGCGCGCTATCCAAGCTGAGAAACGTCGCCAGCACAATGCTAGCCGTCGTTCTATGATGCGCACTTACATGAAAAAGACTATCGCAGCTATCACAGCTGGTGATAAAGAAGCTGCAACTGCTGCTCTTGTAGAAGTTACACCACTTCTTGACCGTATGGCGACTAAAGGCCTTATTCATAAGAATAAAGCTGCACGTCATAAGTCTCGTTTCGCGGCTGCAATCAAAGCTCTTTAA
- the ribF gene encoding bifunctional riboflavin kinase/FAD synthetase, with amino-acid sequence MELIRGIHNIKAQHRGCVLTIGNFDGVHLGHQEVLSQVSKQAAVLGLPSVVMTFEPQPMELFARDRAPARLTRLRDKYVQLSKLDISRLLCVNFNQYFASLSAEAFIKDLLVDKLGVKFLVVGDDFCFGKGRTGNFAMLKEAGEKYGFEVVSTQSYCLNQLRVSSTEIRNALAADDLAASATMLGRDYSISGRVSHGRKLGRTIGFPTANIPLKRCVSPVSGVYVVEALDIDGVPVGGVANIGQRPTVNGVRQQLEVHFFDFKANLYGKQLEVRLLHKLRDEIKFESFDALKNQIELDAEAARVWLLQLKN; translated from the coding sequence ATGGAACTGATCCGAGGTATACACAATATAAAAGCGCAGCATCGTGGCTGTGTATTAACCATAGGTAACTTCGATGGTGTTCATTTAGGACATCAAGAGGTGCTAAGTCAGGTTTCTAAACAAGCGGCAGTATTAGGACTCCCCTCTGTTGTCATGACGTTTGAACCACAGCCTATGGAGCTGTTTGCCCGAGATAGAGCGCCAGCACGTTTAACTCGCTTGCGAGATAAATACGTGCAACTGAGTAAGCTAGATATCAGTCGTTTACTGTGCGTTAATTTTAACCAGTATTTTGCAAGTTTATCTGCGGAAGCATTCATTAAAGATCTTCTGGTTGATAAGCTGGGTGTTAAGTTCTTGGTGGTTGGTGACGATTTTTGTTTTGGCAAAGGTCGCACGGGTAATTTCGCTATGCTTAAAGAAGCTGGCGAAAAATATGGTTTTGAGGTGGTAAGCACCCAGAGCTATTGCTTAAACCAATTACGAGTAAGCAGCACCGAGATACGAAATGCATTAGCGGCTGATGACTTGGCTGCAAGTGCAACCATGTTAGGGCGTGATTACAGTATTAGTGGTCGTGTTTCTCATGGTCGAAAATTAGGGAGAACCATAGGTTTCCCTACCGCTAACATTCCATTAAAGCGTTGCGTTTCTCCTGTTTCGGGAGTCTATGTTGTTGAAGCTTTGGATATCGACGGTGTTCCTGTCGGTGGCGTGGCTAACATTGGACAACGACCAACGGTTAATGGCGTAAGGCAGCAATTAGAAGTGCACTTTTTTGACTTTAAAGCCAATTTATATGGTAAACAGTTAGAAGTACGACTTTTACACAAACTGCGCGACGAGATAAAATTTGAATCGTTCGACGCATTAAAGAATCAAATAGAATTGGATGCTGAAGCCGCAAGGGTGTGGCTGCTTCAGCTAAAGAATTAA